One part of the Eucalyptus grandis isolate ANBG69807.140 chromosome 10, ASM1654582v1, whole genome shotgun sequence genome encodes these proteins:
- the LOC104420980 gene encoding probable inactive serine/threonine-protein kinase scy1 isoform X4 — protein MLKFLKGVVGGSGTGVKDLPYNIGEPYSSAWGSWLHCRGTSKDDGSPVSIFSLSGNNPQDGHLAAGRNGVKRLRTVRHPNILSFLHSTEAEVSDGATVKVTIYIVTEPVMPLSEKIKELGLEGTQRDEYYAWGLNQIAKAVSFLNNDCKLVHANVCVASVVVTQTLDWKLHAFDVLSEFDGNNPSASGPMLQYEWLVGTQYKPMELVKSDWAAVRKSPPWAIDSWGLGCLIYELFSGMKLSRTEELRNTASIPKSLLPDYQRLLSSMPSRRMNTSKLLENSEYFQNKLVDTIHFMEILNLKDSVEKDTFFRKLPNLAEQLPRQIVLKKLLPLLASALEFGSAAAPALAALLKMGSWLPTEEFSSKVLPTIVKLFASNDRAIRVGLLQHIDQYGESLSAQIVDEQVYPHVATGFSDTSAFLRELTLKSMLILAPKLSQRTISASLLKYLSKLQVDEEPAIRTNTTILLGNIASHLNEGTRKRVLINAFTVRALRDTFSPARGAGIMALCATSSYYDTTEIATRILPNVVVLTIDPDSDVRSKAFQAVDQFLLLLKQYYEKTSSGDTTGMSTGTSLDLGNAGLLGWAMSSLTLKGKPSEQAPVATANSSTTLTSSASTPSFGVDTPSTTMVHASSSTDLSDQPVPVSPTSTDGWGEVENGIHEEHESDKDGWDDIEPLEEPKPSPVLANIQAAQKRPVSQPVSHSKPPATSLRPKSAVKVTKDEDDDLWGSIAAPVPKSASKPMTVKPAVTADDDPWAAIAAPLPTTTAKPLSSSRIRGAKPAAPKLGAQRINRTSSSGV, from the exons atgttgaAGTTCTTGAAAGGAGTCGTCGGTGGATCGGGCACCGGGGTCAAGGATCTCCCGTACAACATCGGCGAGCCCTACTCCTCCGCTTGGGGCTCCTGGCTTCACTGCCGCGGCACCTCCAAG GATGATGGATCTCCAGTTTCTATATTCTCCCTTTCGGGGAACAATCCCCAGGATGGACATCTTGCTGCCGGTCGAAATGGTGTTAAACGTCTCCGAACG GTGAGGCATCCGAATATACTATCATTTCTTCATAGTACTGAAGCTGAAGTTTCTGATGGTGCCACCGTGAAGGTTACCATTTATATAGTCACAGAGCCTGTGATGCCTTTGTCTGAAAAGATAAAGGAATTGGGTTTAGAAGGTACTCAGAG GGATGAGTACTACGCATGGGGATTAAATCAAATTGCTAAAGCAGTGAGCTTCCTCAATAATGATTGTAAACTT GTTCATGCTAATGTATGTGTGGCAAGTGTTGTTGTCACTCAGACTTTGGACTGGAAGCTGCATGCGTTTGACGTTCTATCTGAGTTTGATGGGAACAATCCTTCTGCATCTGGACCTATGCTG CAATATGAATGGCTCGTTGGAACGCAATACAAACCAATGGAGTTGGTAAAGTCTGACTGGGCTGCCGTCAGAAAATCTCCGCCATGGGCCATTGATTCATGGGGATTAG GCTGTCTCATATATGAACTTTTCTCCGGCATGAAGTTGAGCAGAACAGAGGAGTTGCGCAACACTGCTTCTATTCCAAAG TCTCTGCTTCCAGATTATCAGCGGCTCTTGAGTTCCATGCCTTCTCGCAGGATGAATACATCAAAGCTTTTAGAGAATAGTG aatattttcaaaataaactgGTGGATACAATACATTTCATGGAAATTCTCAATCTAAAGGATAGTGTTGAGAAAGACACCTTCTTCCGCAAGCTGCCAAATTTAGCTGAGCAGCTTCCTCGGCAAATCGTTTTGAAGAAG TTACTTCCTTTATTAGCTTCTGCCCTTGAATTTGGTTCAGCTGCTGCCCCAGCATTGGCTGCATTGTTAAAAATGGGTTCCTGGCTCCCTACTGAAGAATTCAGTTCCAAG GTACTGCCTACAATTGTGAAGCTTTTTGCGTCCAATGACCGTGCTATTCGAGTTGGTCTCCTGCAGCACATTGATCAGTATGGAGAGTCATTATCAGCTCAAATTGTTGATGAGCAA GTTTACCCTCATGTGGCTACTGGATTTTCTGATACATCTGCCTTTCTGCGAGAATTGACACTGAAATCTATGCTCATTCTTGCTCCTAAG CTTTCTCAGCGAACAATTTCAGCATCTTTACTGAAGTACCTGTCAAAGTTACAG GTGGATGAAGAACCAGCAATAAGAACCAACACCACGATATTACTTGGTAACATTGCAAGCCATCTAAATGAAGGG ACAAGGAAAAGAGTGTTGATCAATGCGTTTACAGTCCGTGCACTGCGCGATACTTTCTCTCCTGCCAGAGGAGCAG GAATCATGGCTTTATGCGCGACAAGCTCGTATTATGACACTACTGAAATTGCAACTAGGATTCTTCCAAATGTTGTTGTTTTAACCATTGATCCTGATAG TGATGTTCGATCAAAGGCATTTCAAGCAGTTGACCAGTTTTTACTGTTATTGAAGCAATATTATGAGAAG ACAAGTTCTGGGGATACCACTGGCATGAGCACTGGAACTTCTTTGGACCTTGGAAATGCAGGTTTACTTGG ATGGGCAATGAGCTCCTTGACTCTCAAAGGAAAACCTTCAGAACAAGCACCTGTTGCAACTGCAAACTCCAGCACTACTCTTACTTCTTCAGCTTCCACTCCCAGCTTTG GGGTGGACACTCCAAGTACCACAATGgttcatgctagttctagcacAGACTTGTCTGATCAGCCCGTACCTGTGTCACCGACATCAACCGATGGTTGGGGAGAAGTGGAGAATGGAATTCATGAAGAGCATGAAAGTGACAAGGATGGTTGGGATGATATTGAACCCCTTGAAGAGCCTAAGCCATCTCCTGTTCTTGCTAACATCCAAGCAGCTCAGAAAAGACCAGTGTCGCAACCTGTTTCACACTCCAAGCCACCAG CGACGAGTTTGAGGCCAAAGAGTGCAGTGAAAGTCAccaaagatgaagatgatgatttgTGGGGATCCATAGCGGCACCGGTTCCAAAGAGCGCCTCGAAACCTATGACTGTAAAACCTGCCGTAACAGCAGATGACGATCCATGGGCTGCCATAGCCGCTCCCCTGCCTACCACCACCGCCAAGCCTTTATCGTCCAGTAGAATCCGAGGAGCTAAACCCGCCGCTCCAAAATTGGGCGCACAGAGAATAAACCGGACATCGTCATCCGGAGTGTAA
- the LOC104420980 gene encoding probable inactive serine/threonine-protein kinase scy1 isoform X2, with product MLKFLKGVVGGSGTGVKDLPYNIGEPYSSAWGSWLHCRGTSKDDGSPVSIFSLSGNNPQDGHLAAGRNGVKRLRTVRHPNILSFLHSTEAEVSDGATVKVTIYIVTEPVMPLSEKIKELGLEGTQRDEYYAWGLNQIAKAVSFLNNDCKLVHANVCVASVVVTQTLDWKLHAFDVLSEFDGNNPSASGPMLQYEWLVGTQYKPMELVKSDWAAVRKSPPWAIDSWGLGCLIYELFSGMKLSRTEELRNTASIPKSLLPDYQRLLSSMPSRRMNTSKLLENSEYFQNKLVDTIHFMEILNLKDSVEKDTFFRKLPNLAEQLPRQIVLKKLLPLLASALEFGSAAAPALAALLKMGSWLPTEEFSSKVLPTIVKLFASNDRAIRVGLLQHIDQYGESLSAQIVDEQVYPHVATGFSDTSAFLRELTLKSMLILAPKLSQRTISASLLKYLSKLQVDEEPAIRTNTTILLGNIASHLNEGTRKRVLINAFTVRALRDTFSPARGAGIMALCATSSYYDTTEIATRILPNVVVLTIDPDSDVRSKAFQAVDQFLLLLKQYYEKTSSGDTTGMSTGTSLDLGNAGLLGWAMSSLTLKGKPSEQAPVATANSSTTLTSSASTPSFVSGVDTPSTTMVHASSSTDLSDQPVPVSPTSTDGWGEVENGIHEEHESDKDGWDDIEPLEEPKPSPVLANIQAAQKRPVSQPVSHSKPPATSLRPKSAVKVTKDEDDDLWGSIAAPVPKSASKPMTVKPAVTADDDPWAAIAAPLPTTTAKPLSSSRIRGAKPAAPKLGAQRINRTSSSGV from the exons atgttgaAGTTCTTGAAAGGAGTCGTCGGTGGATCGGGCACCGGGGTCAAGGATCTCCCGTACAACATCGGCGAGCCCTACTCCTCCGCTTGGGGCTCCTGGCTTCACTGCCGCGGCACCTCCAAG GATGATGGATCTCCAGTTTCTATATTCTCCCTTTCGGGGAACAATCCCCAGGATGGACATCTTGCTGCCGGTCGAAATGGTGTTAAACGTCTCCGAACG GTGAGGCATCCGAATATACTATCATTTCTTCATAGTACTGAAGCTGAAGTTTCTGATGGTGCCACCGTGAAGGTTACCATTTATATAGTCACAGAGCCTGTGATGCCTTTGTCTGAAAAGATAAAGGAATTGGGTTTAGAAGGTACTCAGAG GGATGAGTACTACGCATGGGGATTAAATCAAATTGCTAAAGCAGTGAGCTTCCTCAATAATGATTGTAAACTT GTTCATGCTAATGTATGTGTGGCAAGTGTTGTTGTCACTCAGACTTTGGACTGGAAGCTGCATGCGTTTGACGTTCTATCTGAGTTTGATGGGAACAATCCTTCTGCATCTGGACCTATGCTG CAATATGAATGGCTCGTTGGAACGCAATACAAACCAATGGAGTTGGTAAAGTCTGACTGGGCTGCCGTCAGAAAATCTCCGCCATGGGCCATTGATTCATGGGGATTAG GCTGTCTCATATATGAACTTTTCTCCGGCATGAAGTTGAGCAGAACAGAGGAGTTGCGCAACACTGCTTCTATTCCAAAG TCTCTGCTTCCAGATTATCAGCGGCTCTTGAGTTCCATGCCTTCTCGCAGGATGAATACATCAAAGCTTTTAGAGAATAGTG aatattttcaaaataaactgGTGGATACAATACATTTCATGGAAATTCTCAATCTAAAGGATAGTGTTGAGAAAGACACCTTCTTCCGCAAGCTGCCAAATTTAGCTGAGCAGCTTCCTCGGCAAATCGTTTTGAAGAAG TTACTTCCTTTATTAGCTTCTGCCCTTGAATTTGGTTCAGCTGCTGCCCCAGCATTGGCTGCATTGTTAAAAATGGGTTCCTGGCTCCCTACTGAAGAATTCAGTTCCAAG GTACTGCCTACAATTGTGAAGCTTTTTGCGTCCAATGACCGTGCTATTCGAGTTGGTCTCCTGCAGCACATTGATCAGTATGGAGAGTCATTATCAGCTCAAATTGTTGATGAGCAA GTTTACCCTCATGTGGCTACTGGATTTTCTGATACATCTGCCTTTCTGCGAGAATTGACACTGAAATCTATGCTCATTCTTGCTCCTAAG CTTTCTCAGCGAACAATTTCAGCATCTTTACTGAAGTACCTGTCAAAGTTACAG GTGGATGAAGAACCAGCAATAAGAACCAACACCACGATATTACTTGGTAACATTGCAAGCCATCTAAATGAAGGG ACAAGGAAAAGAGTGTTGATCAATGCGTTTACAGTCCGTGCACTGCGCGATACTTTCTCTCCTGCCAGAGGAGCAG GAATCATGGCTTTATGCGCGACAAGCTCGTATTATGACACTACTGAAATTGCAACTAGGATTCTTCCAAATGTTGTTGTTTTAACCATTGATCCTGATAG TGATGTTCGATCAAAGGCATTTCAAGCAGTTGACCAGTTTTTACTGTTATTGAAGCAATATTATGAGAAG ACAAGTTCTGGGGATACCACTGGCATGAGCACTGGAACTTCTTTGGACCTTGGAAATGCAGGTTTACTTGG ATGGGCAATGAGCTCCTTGACTCTCAAAGGAAAACCTTCAGAACAAGCACCTGTTGCAACTGCAAACTCCAGCACTACTCTTACTTCTTCAGCTTCCACTCCCAGCTTTG TTTCAGGGGTGGACACTCCAAGTACCACAATGgttcatgctagttctagcacAGACTTGTCTGATCAGCCCGTACCTGTGTCACCGACATCAACCGATGGTTGGGGAGAAGTGGAGAATGGAATTCATGAAGAGCATGAAAGTGACAAGGATGGTTGGGATGATATTGAACCCCTTGAAGAGCCTAAGCCATCTCCTGTTCTTGCTAACATCCAAGCAGCTCAGAAAAGACCAGTGTCGCAACCTGTTTCACACTCCAAGCCACCAG CGACGAGTTTGAGGCCAAAGAGTGCAGTGAAAGTCAccaaagatgaagatgatgatttgTGGGGATCCATAGCGGCACCGGTTCCAAAGAGCGCCTCGAAACCTATGACTGTAAAACCTGCCGTAACAGCAGATGACGATCCATGGGCTGCCATAGCCGCTCCCCTGCCTACCACCACCGCCAAGCCTTTATCGTCCAGTAGAATCCGAGGAGCTAAACCCGCCGCTCCAAAATTGGGCGCACAGAGAATAAACCGGACATCGTCATCCGGAGTGTAA
- the LOC104420980 gene encoding probable inactive serine/threonine-protein kinase scy1 isoform X1 encodes MLKFLKGVVGGSGTGVKDLPYNIGEPYSSAWGSWLHCRGTSKDDGSPVSIFSLSGNNPQDGHLAAGRNGVKRLRTVRHPNILSFLHSTEAEVSDGATVKVTIYIVTEPVMPLSEKIKELGLEGTQRDEYYAWGLNQIAKAVSFLNNDCKLVHANVCVASVVVTQTLDWKLHAFDVLSEFDGNNPSASGPMLQYEWLVGTQYKPMELVKSDWAAVRKSPPWAIDSWGLGCLIYELFSGMKLSRTEELRNTASIPKSLLPDYQRLLSSMPSRRMNTSKLLENSEYFQNKLVDTIHFMEILNLKDSVEKDTFFRKLPNLAEQLPRQIVLKKLLPLLASALEFGSAAAPALAALLKMGSWLPTEEFSSKVLPTIVKLFASNDRAIRVGLLQHIDQYGESLSAQIVDEQVYPHVATGFSDTSAFLRELTLKSMLILAPKLSQRTISASLLKYLSKLQVDEEPAIRTNTTILLGNIASHLNEGTRKRVLINAFTVRALRDTFSPARGAGIMALCATSSYYDTTEIATRILPNVVVLTIDPDSDVRSKAFQAVDQFLLLLKQYYEKQTSSGDTTGMSTGTSLDLGNAGLLGWAMSSLTLKGKPSEQAPVATANSSTTLTSSASTPSFVSGVDTPSTTMVHASSSTDLSDQPVPVSPTSTDGWGEVENGIHEEHESDKDGWDDIEPLEEPKPSPVLANIQAAQKRPVSQPVSHSKPPATSLRPKSAVKVTKDEDDDLWGSIAAPVPKSASKPMTVKPAVTADDDPWAAIAAPLPTTTAKPLSSSRIRGAKPAAPKLGAQRINRTSSSGV; translated from the exons atgttgaAGTTCTTGAAAGGAGTCGTCGGTGGATCGGGCACCGGGGTCAAGGATCTCCCGTACAACATCGGCGAGCCCTACTCCTCCGCTTGGGGCTCCTGGCTTCACTGCCGCGGCACCTCCAAG GATGATGGATCTCCAGTTTCTATATTCTCCCTTTCGGGGAACAATCCCCAGGATGGACATCTTGCTGCCGGTCGAAATGGTGTTAAACGTCTCCGAACG GTGAGGCATCCGAATATACTATCATTTCTTCATAGTACTGAAGCTGAAGTTTCTGATGGTGCCACCGTGAAGGTTACCATTTATATAGTCACAGAGCCTGTGATGCCTTTGTCTGAAAAGATAAAGGAATTGGGTTTAGAAGGTACTCAGAG GGATGAGTACTACGCATGGGGATTAAATCAAATTGCTAAAGCAGTGAGCTTCCTCAATAATGATTGTAAACTT GTTCATGCTAATGTATGTGTGGCAAGTGTTGTTGTCACTCAGACTTTGGACTGGAAGCTGCATGCGTTTGACGTTCTATCTGAGTTTGATGGGAACAATCCTTCTGCATCTGGACCTATGCTG CAATATGAATGGCTCGTTGGAACGCAATACAAACCAATGGAGTTGGTAAAGTCTGACTGGGCTGCCGTCAGAAAATCTCCGCCATGGGCCATTGATTCATGGGGATTAG GCTGTCTCATATATGAACTTTTCTCCGGCATGAAGTTGAGCAGAACAGAGGAGTTGCGCAACACTGCTTCTATTCCAAAG TCTCTGCTTCCAGATTATCAGCGGCTCTTGAGTTCCATGCCTTCTCGCAGGATGAATACATCAAAGCTTTTAGAGAATAGTG aatattttcaaaataaactgGTGGATACAATACATTTCATGGAAATTCTCAATCTAAAGGATAGTGTTGAGAAAGACACCTTCTTCCGCAAGCTGCCAAATTTAGCTGAGCAGCTTCCTCGGCAAATCGTTTTGAAGAAG TTACTTCCTTTATTAGCTTCTGCCCTTGAATTTGGTTCAGCTGCTGCCCCAGCATTGGCTGCATTGTTAAAAATGGGTTCCTGGCTCCCTACTGAAGAATTCAGTTCCAAG GTACTGCCTACAATTGTGAAGCTTTTTGCGTCCAATGACCGTGCTATTCGAGTTGGTCTCCTGCAGCACATTGATCAGTATGGAGAGTCATTATCAGCTCAAATTGTTGATGAGCAA GTTTACCCTCATGTGGCTACTGGATTTTCTGATACATCTGCCTTTCTGCGAGAATTGACACTGAAATCTATGCTCATTCTTGCTCCTAAG CTTTCTCAGCGAACAATTTCAGCATCTTTACTGAAGTACCTGTCAAAGTTACAG GTGGATGAAGAACCAGCAATAAGAACCAACACCACGATATTACTTGGTAACATTGCAAGCCATCTAAATGAAGGG ACAAGGAAAAGAGTGTTGATCAATGCGTTTACAGTCCGTGCACTGCGCGATACTTTCTCTCCTGCCAGAGGAGCAG GAATCATGGCTTTATGCGCGACAAGCTCGTATTATGACACTACTGAAATTGCAACTAGGATTCTTCCAAATGTTGTTGTTTTAACCATTGATCCTGATAG TGATGTTCGATCAAAGGCATTTCAAGCAGTTGACCAGTTTTTACTGTTATTGAAGCAATATTATGAGAAG CAGACAAGTTCTGGGGATACCACTGGCATGAGCACTGGAACTTCTTTGGACCTTGGAAATGCAGGTTTACTTGG ATGGGCAATGAGCTCCTTGACTCTCAAAGGAAAACCTTCAGAACAAGCACCTGTTGCAACTGCAAACTCCAGCACTACTCTTACTTCTTCAGCTTCCACTCCCAGCTTTG TTTCAGGGGTGGACACTCCAAGTACCACAATGgttcatgctagttctagcacAGACTTGTCTGATCAGCCCGTACCTGTGTCACCGACATCAACCGATGGTTGGGGAGAAGTGGAGAATGGAATTCATGAAGAGCATGAAAGTGACAAGGATGGTTGGGATGATATTGAACCCCTTGAAGAGCCTAAGCCATCTCCTGTTCTTGCTAACATCCAAGCAGCTCAGAAAAGACCAGTGTCGCAACCTGTTTCACACTCCAAGCCACCAG CGACGAGTTTGAGGCCAAAGAGTGCAGTGAAAGTCAccaaagatgaagatgatgatttgTGGGGATCCATAGCGGCACCGGTTCCAAAGAGCGCCTCGAAACCTATGACTGTAAAACCTGCCGTAACAGCAGATGACGATCCATGGGCTGCCATAGCCGCTCCCCTGCCTACCACCACCGCCAAGCCTTTATCGTCCAGTAGAATCCGAGGAGCTAAACCCGCCGCTCCAAAATTGGGCGCACAGAGAATAAACCGGACATCGTCATCCGGAGTGTAA
- the LOC104420980 gene encoding probable inactive serine/threonine-protein kinase scy1 isoform X3: MLKFLKGVVGGSGTGVKDLPYNIGEPYSSAWGSWLHCRGTSKDDGSPVSIFSLSGNNPQDGHLAAGRNGVKRLRTVRHPNILSFLHSTEAEVSDGATVKVTIYIVTEPVMPLSEKIKELGLEGTQRDEYYAWGLNQIAKAVSFLNNDCKLVHANVCVASVVVTQTLDWKLHAFDVLSEFDGNNPSASGPMLQYEWLVGTQYKPMELVKSDWAAVRKSPPWAIDSWGLGCLIYELFSGMKLSRTEELRNTASIPKSLLPDYQRLLSSMPSRRMNTSKLLENSEYFQNKLVDTIHFMEILNLKDSVEKDTFFRKLPNLAEQLPRQIVLKKLLPLLASALEFGSAAAPALAALLKMGSWLPTEEFSSKVLPTIVKLFASNDRAIRVGLLQHIDQYGESLSAQIVDEQVYPHVATGFSDTSAFLRELTLKSMLILAPKLSQRTISASLLKYLSKLQVDEEPAIRTNTTILLGNIASHLNEGTRKRVLINAFTVRALRDTFSPARGAGIMALCATSSYYDTTEIATRILPNVVVLTIDPDSDVRSKAFQAVDQFLLLLKQYYEKQTSSGDTTGMSTGTSLDLGNAGLLGWAMSSLTLKGKPSEQAPVATANSSTTLTSSASTPSFGVDTPSTTMVHASSSTDLSDQPVPVSPTSTDGWGEVENGIHEEHESDKDGWDDIEPLEEPKPSPVLANIQAAQKRPVSQPVSHSKPPATSLRPKSAVKVTKDEDDDLWGSIAAPVPKSASKPMTVKPAVTADDDPWAAIAAPLPTTTAKPLSSSRIRGAKPAAPKLGAQRINRTSSSGV; encoded by the exons atgttgaAGTTCTTGAAAGGAGTCGTCGGTGGATCGGGCACCGGGGTCAAGGATCTCCCGTACAACATCGGCGAGCCCTACTCCTCCGCTTGGGGCTCCTGGCTTCACTGCCGCGGCACCTCCAAG GATGATGGATCTCCAGTTTCTATATTCTCCCTTTCGGGGAACAATCCCCAGGATGGACATCTTGCTGCCGGTCGAAATGGTGTTAAACGTCTCCGAACG GTGAGGCATCCGAATATACTATCATTTCTTCATAGTACTGAAGCTGAAGTTTCTGATGGTGCCACCGTGAAGGTTACCATTTATATAGTCACAGAGCCTGTGATGCCTTTGTCTGAAAAGATAAAGGAATTGGGTTTAGAAGGTACTCAGAG GGATGAGTACTACGCATGGGGATTAAATCAAATTGCTAAAGCAGTGAGCTTCCTCAATAATGATTGTAAACTT GTTCATGCTAATGTATGTGTGGCAAGTGTTGTTGTCACTCAGACTTTGGACTGGAAGCTGCATGCGTTTGACGTTCTATCTGAGTTTGATGGGAACAATCCTTCTGCATCTGGACCTATGCTG CAATATGAATGGCTCGTTGGAACGCAATACAAACCAATGGAGTTGGTAAAGTCTGACTGGGCTGCCGTCAGAAAATCTCCGCCATGGGCCATTGATTCATGGGGATTAG GCTGTCTCATATATGAACTTTTCTCCGGCATGAAGTTGAGCAGAACAGAGGAGTTGCGCAACACTGCTTCTATTCCAAAG TCTCTGCTTCCAGATTATCAGCGGCTCTTGAGTTCCATGCCTTCTCGCAGGATGAATACATCAAAGCTTTTAGAGAATAGTG aatattttcaaaataaactgGTGGATACAATACATTTCATGGAAATTCTCAATCTAAAGGATAGTGTTGAGAAAGACACCTTCTTCCGCAAGCTGCCAAATTTAGCTGAGCAGCTTCCTCGGCAAATCGTTTTGAAGAAG TTACTTCCTTTATTAGCTTCTGCCCTTGAATTTGGTTCAGCTGCTGCCCCAGCATTGGCTGCATTGTTAAAAATGGGTTCCTGGCTCCCTACTGAAGAATTCAGTTCCAAG GTACTGCCTACAATTGTGAAGCTTTTTGCGTCCAATGACCGTGCTATTCGAGTTGGTCTCCTGCAGCACATTGATCAGTATGGAGAGTCATTATCAGCTCAAATTGTTGATGAGCAA GTTTACCCTCATGTGGCTACTGGATTTTCTGATACATCTGCCTTTCTGCGAGAATTGACACTGAAATCTATGCTCATTCTTGCTCCTAAG CTTTCTCAGCGAACAATTTCAGCATCTTTACTGAAGTACCTGTCAAAGTTACAG GTGGATGAAGAACCAGCAATAAGAACCAACACCACGATATTACTTGGTAACATTGCAAGCCATCTAAATGAAGGG ACAAGGAAAAGAGTGTTGATCAATGCGTTTACAGTCCGTGCACTGCGCGATACTTTCTCTCCTGCCAGAGGAGCAG GAATCATGGCTTTATGCGCGACAAGCTCGTATTATGACACTACTGAAATTGCAACTAGGATTCTTCCAAATGTTGTTGTTTTAACCATTGATCCTGATAG TGATGTTCGATCAAAGGCATTTCAAGCAGTTGACCAGTTTTTACTGTTATTGAAGCAATATTATGAGAAG CAGACAAGTTCTGGGGATACCACTGGCATGAGCACTGGAACTTCTTTGGACCTTGGAAATGCAGGTTTACTTGG ATGGGCAATGAGCTCCTTGACTCTCAAAGGAAAACCTTCAGAACAAGCACCTGTTGCAACTGCAAACTCCAGCACTACTCTTACTTCTTCAGCTTCCACTCCCAGCTTTG GGGTGGACACTCCAAGTACCACAATGgttcatgctagttctagcacAGACTTGTCTGATCAGCCCGTACCTGTGTCACCGACATCAACCGATGGTTGGGGAGAAGTGGAGAATGGAATTCATGAAGAGCATGAAAGTGACAAGGATGGTTGGGATGATATTGAACCCCTTGAAGAGCCTAAGCCATCTCCTGTTCTTGCTAACATCCAAGCAGCTCAGAAAAGACCAGTGTCGCAACCTGTTTCACACTCCAAGCCACCAG CGACGAGTTTGAGGCCAAAGAGTGCAGTGAAAGTCAccaaagatgaagatgatgatttgTGGGGATCCATAGCGGCACCGGTTCCAAAGAGCGCCTCGAAACCTATGACTGTAAAACCTGCCGTAACAGCAGATGACGATCCATGGGCTGCCATAGCCGCTCCCCTGCCTACCACCACCGCCAAGCCTTTATCGTCCAGTAGAATCCGAGGAGCTAAACCCGCCGCTCCAAAATTGGGCGCACAGAGAATAAACCGGACATCGTCATCCGGAGTGTAA